The DNA sequence ttttgcattatgatTTCAGTGGAGTGCTGGAAAAAATCCTTGGGGATTTTTACCATGCTGACTCACTTCAGGCAGTTTCTGCGAGAGAGACTTTTTGGCTGCACATTCATGCTTTAACACCATCCAATTCTACCGATCCTAAAGACCAGaccaaaatctaaaaaaaaaaaaaaaacccaaaacaaaaaacaaatggcCAGTTGATGGCTATATGTGCACATATAATCAAAGCTGCACTCAGGCAACCTGCGTCATTCAGACGATGGTCGGTTGGTCTAATGTGtcacaagaaaacattttccagggctgCTACTCCACCGTCACCACTGTGCCCTGTTGACACAAGGCAGGAAGGATGTGTAGATTTATGATGTGCCAGATTCTGACCATACCATCTGCCTTTCGCAGGCAGGATTTCGCAGGCCATGCAGTGTCTATCCAATTTTAGCTATTTAGATTTGGTGATCATGTGTGAATGGTAGcctctttttcctcttctcAGCTGGAACTAAGCTTCTTTGCATAGGATTAGGAAAGGAACTTGGAAGAGCTGCACACAACACTACAGACAACAGATTCATCCTCACTACAGCATGTATACTGCTTATATGCAGTTAAGTTACAACTCTAATATAcgctgcaaaaataaaacatttttttttatttaaaataacaaaagaagaaGGCTTTGTGTTCTATGatcttttatttgatcaaaattacatCATACTGTTTATCATTCATCATTAATAATTGAGCCCCAATAATAATGAAGCACTAAGCAGAATGATATGCCATTGCAGGgagaatttttattatatatatatatatatatatatatatatatatatatatatatatatatatatatatatatatatatatatatatatagtagttattttaatttgtaacaaTACTTATgtatacaatattattgttttttactgtatttggatcatataaatgcagccttggtgagcacaaCCCTCATCTCTGATTCAGTACTTAATGTTCACATGTCATATGATGATAAGACATAtcctaaaacatttattcagaatttacatttcagatttttcgATATACGCATCTGCACAACTCCCGATGCCATCATTGATGAAAACCTGGAAGgagacataaaatatttaagcaatGCCTGTGATTGACATTTATCCCAGTACTATCTTATCAGAATCACTGCAGATTGGTTTGATAGAAGaatcatttcttcttctttcttttttttgtttgattccTGAAGATACTGTTCAGTGAATTCCTATCATTTCAAAAATCCACAATGACATATCTTTTTCAAAGAGCGTTAGGAACGGGTTTCTGCGAAAGCCTCTTTGGAacaatgtatatgtttttaaatcgCGCAGGCTTTAAGTAAAATCGACGTGACTTGGCGTTGTTCTGAATGCTACTGATAAAAAGTAGCCTATTACGCTTTGCGAGATGAAAACAGTCCTCGCGTTTGCAACAACAACACAGAACCCTCTAGTGGTCATGTGAAGATCTGCAGCGCGCGTGCGACGCGTCACCGAGCTCtcagagcaggaggaggagacCTGGAGCACTGGGGTCCTCATTGAGTCTCAGTAATCCAGTTTGGAGTGGTCGCTGAGGATGCCACCAGAAGCAGCCTCTCCATAAGACCTGCAGTGCATCGGCACTGTGGTTTTATAGACTTGGGAGCtcattagttgcttattagtttATTCTACCTCAAGACAGCTTAAAAACAGTTCTGATCTAGTTCAGATCTAATTAGATTTCAGGTTATGCCACAGCACACGAAATGTAGGTGTAGCGAGATGTTTAACTGGCAAGATTTTCTCTCAAAGTCACGGGTCCATCTGTAGGATCTGAATCTGAAGACACCTTGCAAGAGCGATTATGAAGATGAAACTCACCATGCACGGACCAGTCAGGACCTTCGGATCAAAGCAGTAAAAGTCGTCTTTATGGagtttcaaaatgacattttctaaaCTGCTGAACGAGAGCAAGGATGAATTCCCCTCGGACTTTCTCTCCAACATCAGCAACACCACCTGCGAGGGCATCACCCTCGACTCTCAAGTCATCGGCGTCGGAGTCTTTCTGGCCGTTTTCATTTTGGTGGCGATCGTCGGAAACATTTTGGTTATTCTGTCGGTGCTGTGCAACAAACATTTACAGACGGTCACCAACTTCTTCATCGTGAACCTGGCCATAGCGGACCTTCTGCTGAGCATCATCGTCCTGCCGTTCTCCGCGTCTCTGGAGGTGCTGGGATGCTGGGTGTTCGGTCGGGTCTTCTGCAACATCTGGGCAGCGGTGGATGTGCTTTGTTGCACGGCGTCTATTTTAAGTTTGTGCATTATATCTATAGACAGGTACATCGGGGTAAAATACTGTTTGAAATACCCCACTATCATGACCGAACGGAAAGCAGGTGTCATACTCGTGGTAGTATGGGTTTCTTCAATGGTGATTTCCATCGGACCGCTTTTGGGATGGAAAGAGCCCCCACCTTCTGACGAGAGCATCTGCAGCATCACGGAGGAACCGGGTTATGCTCTGTTCTCCTCTTTATTCTCCTTCTACCTCCCGCTCATGGTCATTTTAGTCATGTACATTAGAGTATACATCGTGGCCCGCCGGACTACAAAAAGTTTAGAAGCGGGTGTGAAACGGGAGAGAGATAAATCGATGGAAGTGGTGCTGAGGATACATTGCAGGAGCATGCCGGAGGATTCGAGCACGAGCTCCAAAACCAAAAACCACCCGTTCAGAAGTTCTCTGTCCGTCAGACTCATGAAGTTCTCAAGAGAGAAGAAAGCTGCTAAAACCCTCGCCATCGTCGTGGGGATGTTCATTCTTTGTTGGCTACCGTTTTTCTTCGTTTTGCCTTTGGGTATGTACGAGTTATTTTCtgtttgcaatgttttttttttttttcggacaGTAATCTTAACCGTTAATGAACGATAAACAAAAACGAAACCGGGATgctttacataaataaaaagaaaccaaaTTAAACTTTGTTACATCTTtctatcaattttttttctctcaaaattaATCCTCTAGTTATCAAACGAGATTACAGCCTTTTGGATgacataaaaagtatttatttatattgtagcCTATTGCTATCGGAGTGTTAAATAAGAGAGCTATggggatttattattattattattattattattattattattattattattattattattatcatcatttgttgttattgtgtttttttcttctgcttgaGACTATTCTCATTAAGAAACAGGACTGGTTCAAGTCAAATatttggaatttaaaaaaaaaattcaatcgAAAAATGTTGCTTAATTATATCGTAGTATCGCCTAATTAATatacttgtaaaaaaaaataatgctgcaaCTGGAAAGAACTTGAGCAAATAATTTTGTAACTGACGTATACACGGTGGTATGTGAAATAGGAGTCGATTGTTTTAAAATACGACCAGTTTTATGAAATCTTAATCTTTTAATCAGAAATCTTTATCCTGATGCAAAGCTGTTAAGTCATCGTTACTTTTCTCACCGGTGAAAGCAGTTCCGCGCCTCACTTTAAAACTCCGTTCACGGTTAATGCGATTAAATAAGAGGACAGATGTGTGCCAATGGCGTAaattgggttttaagcagggtTTGACAGCAGCTCCACCTACTAAAATTGAAGGGAGATTGTACTGATGTGTTACACCTGATTGTTAACGCTGTTGGACGTttgtagataaataaataaaagttagaaATTTTAGAAAAACCCAGCATCAGTTCAAATTTggtatgaaaaaaacatttctacttCCAAGAAAGTTCTTTCTTCTTTATGCAACCAGATCGTGTTGAAAAGAGCTATTGTTTGATCAATTACCTTTATTAACATGTTGCCTTCATGTGTGACCTTGATGTAGATGCACATAACAACGGTACACACACTGACCTGTGTGTTGTCAAAACAAGGCATAATAATTACATCACAAGTGAAAGGCTTGTAAGAGACTTCTGAACAATTTTCTCAATTTTATAAAGGCAGTGGCATGAATAGTACATAAGAACATGCTTTGTTTCCTCATGGATCGTGCATGTAATCATTTATCCTCACTTTTCGCGGTTTAATAGCATATAGCGGTTTCTTCAGAACAGTTCGTCTCATGTTATCCCAGCCCCCTTTtatcaaaaaagtcaaaagtttTCCATGTCCTCAAGCAGCCAAGAATGAGTTATGGCTCATTTATAGTTACATTGCCCGTGGTTTTTATGATATTAACGCATTAAACACAGAAATCAAGCGCTAACAAAaagcatgtaaatgtaaaagtttcaaACTACTTTGCCTCCCAGGTTTAACTGATTccacacagaaaaacattacattttgggGTATTCATAATGCAGAGATGATTGATTGCTGTAAGTATGCTCAATCAAAGACCTCCCATGGGAAACTGAAGCACAGACATTACATTCAGTGTTCCAGTCACGCAACCGTTGCCCAGGATTATGTCACAGAGGCCAAAAAGTGTGctagaaatggaaaaaaaaacacagtctcTTATTACATTAAAAGAATTTTGGTGTCGTCGACATCATTGTCTGAGACATGGAATGGGTACATCTTCAGTAGCGAATGAATGGCACCAATAAtcaatttgattattattagcaatgtataaatatgcattaaaaggaataaaaatacattgctgGCATTGTACATTCCCCACCATGTATTGGCTTCCCCCCAAACCCACCATCCCATCCATCTCAAGACTGTGGTTTTTGCTTGTCCCTGCTGGTATTCCACTCACAGTCACTATGGGGAAAACAGGGCAGCAGCGGTTGATAACATCTCCTGGCAGGCTTTGCATGTGGTGCTGGTGAAAGTCTGGGATAAACTcttctttcatcctttttttttttgtttttgctcccAGTCAATGGTTTGGGAAGGGGGACTTTGTTCAAccagagaaaatgaaagaggCAGTTTCACTCAGGTCCCTAACCTCCTTCTGCCCAAC is a window from the Puntigrus tetrazona isolate hp1 chromosome 1, ASM1883169v1, whole genome shotgun sequence genome containing:
- the adra1d gene encoding alpha-1D adrenergic receptor gives rise to the protein MTFSKLLNESKDEFPSDFLSNISNTTCEGITLDSQVIGVGVFLAVFILVAIVGNILVILSVLCNKHLQTVTNFFIVNLAIADLLLSIIVLPFSASLEVLGCWVFGRVFCNIWAAVDVLCCTASILSLCIISIDRYIGVKYCLKYPTIMTERKAGVILVVVWVSSMVISIGPLLGWKEPPPSDESICSITEEPGYALFSSLFSFYLPLMVILVMYIRVYIVARRTTKSLEAGVKRERDKSMEVVLRIHCRSMPEDSSTSSKTKNHPFRSSLSVRLMKFSREKKAAKTLAIVVGMFILCWLPFFFVLPLGSFFPALKPSEVVFKVIFWLGYFNSCINPIIYPCSSKEFQRAFIRLVRCQCQRRRRILRRFYDQRWRTAMRGARRDPHRDYCSGFPFHEQCANSIYSCQSKSRPLSLKSWSFFPPLQKSSFQLKEKMNNLSNKIKNGTGKSSTSALARTEIDTVSMGIYNDCTDQSGYQIYDLTECYGLKETDI